The Bacteroidota bacterium genome includes a region encoding these proteins:
- a CDS encoding 1,4-dihydroxy-6-naphthoate synthase, which yields MKLSLGFSPCPNDTYIFDALAHQKIDTEGLEFDIVFADVETLNNNAHHEDLDITKLSYHAYAYMSRNYQLLTSGSALGRGCGPLLISKGEIPRSKIEFCLVGIPGKLTTANFLLSMAFPEAATKKEYVFSEIENALLSEAIDIGVIIHENRFTYQAKGLKKIIDLGEWWEKKYQLPIPLGGICVRRNFDTDLKQKINRVLKRSVEFAMKNPDQTMDFVRQHSQEMEEEVMKKHIQLYVNDFTVDLGAEGKNAVEKLYEVAMEKRIIGGMVYPLFV from the coding sequence ATGAAATTAAGTTTAGGATTTTCTCCTTGCCCGAATGATACCTATATATTTGATGCACTAGCTCATCAAAAAATTGATACCGAGGGGTTGGAATTTGATATCGTTTTTGCAGATGTGGAAACACTTAATAATAATGCACATCACGAAGACCTGGATATCACAAAATTGAGTTATCATGCTTATGCATACATGAGTAGAAATTATCAGCTACTTACTTCAGGATCGGCATTGGGCAGGGGTTGCGGACCACTACTCATTTCTAAAGGTGAAATTCCAAGGTCAAAAATTGAATTCTGTTTAGTTGGAATTCCCGGAAAATTAACAACAGCAAATTTTTTATTATCCATGGCCTTTCCGGAAGCTGCAACCAAAAAAGAATATGTTTTTTCGGAGATCGAAAATGCTTTGTTAAGCGAAGCAATAGATATAGGCGTTATAATTCACGAAAATCGTTTTACGTATCAGGCAAAGGGATTAAAAAAAATTATTGACCTGGGAGAATGGTGGGAAAAAAAATATCAATTACCTATTCCACTCGGAGGAATTTGTGTCAGAAGAAATTTCGATACCGATCTCAAACAAAAGATCAACCGTGTATTAAAACGCAGTGTGGAATTTGCAATGAAAAACCCAGATCAAACTATGGACTTCGTTCGACAACATTCGCAGGAAATGGAAGAAGAGGTGATGAAAAAACATATACAACTATATGTAAATGATTTCACCGTAGATCTCGGCGCAGAAGGAAAAAATGCCGTAGAGAAATTATATGAGGTTGCTATGGAAAAGAGGATAATTGGCGGGATGGTTTATCCGTTGTTTGTTTAG
- the mqnB gene encoding futalosine hydrolase: MNICLVVATPSEIPHFVAQITDTQSQLNPGIYNFNYKKGINISILITGVGITHATYQITDALNKNQFDLCLQAGICGAFDRNLLIGEVVEITAEKNAQSGAEDGEIFIDVFELGLQNKNEFPYTNGWIENDPKPLNSLQKIKKVRAITVETVHGNEESIIRTENKYHPDVESMEGSPFFYCCSMKKIPFIQIRAVSNYVEKRNKTNWNIPLAVQNLNTILVQLINEITT, translated from the coding sequence ATGAATATCTGTTTAGTTGTAGCCACCCCGTCGGAAATCCCGCATTTTGTTGCGCAAATAACTGATACTCAGTCACAATTAAATCCCGGCATCTATAATTTTAATTATAAGAAAGGAATTAATATTTCCATTCTCATCACAGGTGTTGGAATAACACATGCAACCTATCAAATAACTGATGCTCTGAATAAAAACCAATTTGACCTATGTCTTCAGGCGGGAATTTGTGGTGCATTTGATCGCAATTTATTGATTGGAGAAGTTGTAGAAATAACTGCAGAAAAAAATGCACAAAGTGGTGCAGAAGATGGTGAAATATTTATTGATGTATTCGAACTTGGACTGCAAAACAAAAATGAATTTCCTTATACAAATGGATGGATAGAAAATGATCCAAAACCTTTAAATAGTCTGCAAAAAATAAAAAAAGTAAGAGCGATCACTGTAGAAACGGTTCATGGAAATGAGGAAAGTATTATTCGGACGGAAAACAAATACCATCCTGATGTTGAAAGCATGGAAGGATCCCCGTTTTTTTACTGTTGTTCCATGAAAAAAATTCCATTTATTCAGATACGTGCGGTTTCCAATTATGTAGAAAAAAGAAATAAAACGAACTGGAATATTCCTTTGGCTGTTCAAAATCTCAACACCATTTTAGTACAATTAATTAATGAAATAACTACATGA
- a CDS encoding class II aldolase/adducin family protein: MIFDEGYIKYVINWENSPEIKDCDFAKLIICRNNLKSLNLIGVYPNGIGFGNVSCRVGISNEFIISGTQTADVNIADAGQFSLVYSVDIDQNKLYCKGPVKASSEALTHAAIYLADPKINCVIHVHHPEKWESLLNKVTTIDKNIAYGTPQLAKNIDELLKNDQTLKREKIFVTAGHEDGIFVFGETVEEAFGVLNLHLNL; this comes from the coding sequence ATGATTTTTGATGAAGGTTATATTAAATATGTAATTAATTGGGAAAATTCTCCCGAAATAAAAGACTGCGATTTTGCAAAATTGATAATTTGCAGAAACAACCTCAAATCGTTGAATCTCATTGGAGTGTACCCAAATGGAATCGGTTTTGGGAATGTGAGTTGTAGAGTAGGTATATCTAATGAATTTATCATTTCAGGAACCCAAACTGCAGATGTCAATATTGCTGATGCAGGTCAATTTAGTTTAGTATATAGTGTTGATATAGATCAGAATAAGCTTTATTGTAAAGGTCCTGTTAAAGCATCTTCCGAAGCCCTTACACATGCTGCTATCTATTTGGCGGATCCAAAAATTAATTGTGTTATTCATGTTCATCATCCAGAAAAATGGGAATCATTATTAAATAAAGTAACTACAATTGATAAAAATATCGCCTATGGTACTCCACAATTGGCAAAAAATATCGATGAATTATTAAAAAATGACCAGACCCTAAAACGCGAAAAGATATTTGTAACTGCCGGTCATGAAGATGGAATTTTTGTTTTTGGGGAGACGGTAGAAGAGGCGTTCGGGGTTTTGAATTTGCATTTGAATTTGTAG
- the mtnA gene encoding S-methyl-5-thioribose-1-phosphate isomerase — translation MKIKGKHYKTIWLHPENENIVQIIDQRWLPHKFVVADIRSVDEMCIAIKDMWVRGAPLIGAAAAWGMYLSAVEVPASCARDFFFEESYGKLLKTRPTAINLKWALDEMLKSITGNDSIIESKWYAKKRAEWICDDDVKFNTLIGEHGLKIIEEIAAKKNNARVNILTHCNAGWLATVDRGTATAPIYLAKEKGIDIHVYVSETRPRNQGAQLTAWELLENDIPHTLIADNAAGHLMQNKMVDLVLVGTDRTSATCDVVNKIGTYLKALAAFDNNIPFYVAAPSSSIDFNIKDAFKEIPIEERNGDEVKYVQGLLDNKIQSVLISPKETPASNYAFDITPAKYVTGLITERGVCKAEETEIMKLFPEKFSNTKINIA, via the coding sequence ATGAAAATTAAAGGTAAACATTACAAAACTATCTGGCTGCATCCGGAAAACGAAAATATAGTGCAAATTATTGACCAAAGATGGTTGCCTCATAAATTTGTTGTTGCTGATATCAGATCTGTAGATGAAATGTGTATTGCAATCAAGGATATGTGGGTTCGTGGTGCACCACTGATCGGGGCTGCAGCAGCATGGGGAATGTATTTATCGGCTGTGGAAGTGCCTGCGAGTTGTGCACGCGATTTTTTTTTCGAGGAAAGTTATGGCAAATTACTAAAAACCCGTCCAACAGCAATTAATTTGAAATGGGCTTTGGATGAAATGTTGAAATCAATTACCGGAAACGATTCTATTATTGAATCCAAATGGTATGCAAAAAAAAGAGCGGAATGGATTTGCGACGATGATGTGAAATTCAATACCCTTATCGGCGAGCATGGATTAAAAATTATAGAGGAGATAGCAGCAAAAAAAAATAATGCAAGGGTAAATATTTTAACTCATTGTAATGCTGGATGGTTGGCAACTGTTGACAGAGGAACTGCTACTGCTCCAATTTATCTGGCAAAGGAAAAAGGAATTGATATTCATGTGTATGTTAGCGAAACAAGACCCAGAAATCAAGGTGCACAATTAACAGCCTGGGAATTATTAGAAAATGATATTCCACATACCTTAATTGCAGATAACGCTGCCGGACACCTTATGCAAAATAAAATGGTTGATCTGGTTTTGGTAGGTACCGACAGAACCTCGGCAACATGTGATGTTGTAAATAAAATAGGAACCTATTTAAAAGCGTTGGCTGCATTTGACAATAATATTCCATTTTACGTTGCAGCGCCATCTTCGAGTATTGATTTTAATATTAAAGATGCATTTAAAGAAATTCCTATTGAAGAAAGAAATGGAGATGAGGTGAAATATGTTCAGGGATTATTGGATAATAAAATTCAATCTGTATTAATTTCTCCAAAGGAAACGCCTGCAAGTAATTATGCATTTGATATTACTCCGGCGAAATATGTTACTGGGTTGATTACGGAAAGAGGAGTTTGCAAAGCTGAGGAAACAGAAATAATGAAATTGTTTCCTGAAAAATTCTCAAATACAAAAATTAATATAGCTTAA
- the folB gene encoding dihydroneopterin aldolase, with product MARIILEGMLFKSHIGVYDYEQMYGNNFEVDLILESSEISSETDELSNTVDYDHLYKIVQQVMQGRYKLIESACKQIIETIRKFNIPATRIQVRIAKIHPPLGGEVRKVWIEMEG from the coding sequence ATGGCGCGTATAATATTAGAGGGAATGTTGTTCAAGAGTCATATTGGTGTTTATGATTATGAGCAGATGTATGGAAATAATTTTGAAGTGGATCTTATACTGGAAAGCAGTGAGATAAGCAGTGAAACGGATGAATTATCCAATACTGTAGACTATGATCATTTGTATAAAATTGTGCAGCAGGTGATGCAGGGAAGGTACAAACTAATAGAAAGTGCCTGTAAACAAATTATTGAAACCATCCGAAAATTCAATATTCCTGCAACCCGTATTCAGGTGCGTATCGCAAAGATTCATCCTCCACTGGGAGGTGAGGTGCGCAAGGTTTGGATTGAAATGGAAGGTTGA
- a CDS encoding OmpH family outer membrane protein encodes MKQIKIILVLIIVTAATLAQAQQAKIAYINSQALLEAMPEAKEANAKLIAYANEFDSLYQSYATEYQRLVNEIQGNAALSEVAREAKIQDAMLLEQRIQQYEQTSQQKLDAKKAELFQPLITSTTEIIKTVAKENGYTYVIDNSLSILIMAPDGDDILPLVKKKLNIQ; translated from the coding sequence ATGAAGCAGATCAAAATTATTTTAGTATTAATTATTGTTACAGCCGCAACTTTAGCTCAAGCTCAGCAAGCCAAAATAGCCTATATTAATTCACAGGCATTATTGGAAGCAATGCCTGAAGCAAAGGAAGCAAATGCCAAATTAATAGCTTACGCAAATGAATTCGACTCTCTATATCAATCTTATGCAACCGAATATCAGCGTTTAGTGAATGAAATTCAAGGTAATGCCGCTTTAAGTGAAGTTGCAAGAGAAGCAAAAATTCAGGATGCAATGTTATTGGAACAACGCATTCAACAATACGAACAAACTTCCCAACAAAAATTGGATGCTAAAAAAGCGGAATTATTTCAACCTTTGATCACAAGTACAACAGAGATCATTAAAACAGTTGCAAAAGAAAACGGATATACCTATGTAATTGATAATTCACTTTCTATTTTAATAATGGCTCCGGATGGTGATGATATTTTACCTTTGGTGAAGAAAAAACTTAATATTCAATAA